DNA from Blastocatellia bacterium:
TGGTTTGATAGGCGCATGTTGAATGGAGTAATACGATTTTGTTTCGGTGCGATACTGCGCGTAATCGAGTTGTTGCATGAGTGATGGATGAACGATAGGAATATGGTAACCTTCGAGGTAGTTATCAACGTAGACTTTCCAGTTGCATTCAATGTACCAATCGCGTCGCGCGGCCAATGTCATCTGCGCCAGGTCGGTGTGACCGAGCTGTGCGGGCAGGTCTTCGAGCGTGTGTGCCAGGGGTAAAGCCTCAGGATCGAGATTGACGAAGACGAGTCCGTTCCAGGTTTCGATGCGAAATGCTGGCAAGCCGAAGGCCTCTTTGTTGAAGTGTTGCACGCCGTCGAATTCCGGTGTGCCGAGCAATCGTCCATCGAGCGAATAGGTCCAGCCGTGATAGCCGCACTGAAACGCTTTGCAGTGACCTTCGGCTCGGGCAACCGGTCCGGCGCGATGGCGGCAGACGTTCGACAGCGCGCGCAGTTGACCGTCGGCGCCGCGCACGACAATGATCGGTTCATTGGCGACGGTGGTAGTGAAGTAATCGCCCGGCGCGTTGACGCGCTCGTGGTGTCCGACCAGTTGCCAGGTGCGCGCAAAGATATGGCTCATTTCGCGCTCAAGCATAGTCGGGTCAACATACCAGTGAGACGGCAGAGTTAATGCCGTGGCAAGCTGCTCATCAAACACGAAGTCGTCTGGTTGCATAGTTCGTCAATAGAGTCCGTCAATATGAAACCGCGTCCTGGCGGGATTGTCAATTGACCGGTCGTGTGCGTTGCGTACATCTGACCGACTGCGATAAGCTAGCGCTGGCTCATGATGCCTTCACAAACACCCGAACGGAGCCAGTTGCTCCGTCAATTGAGCTTGCTTGATTCGATCATGATCAACGCCGGCGTGATGATCGGCTCAGCCATTTTTCTCGTTCCCGCTACCATTGCTCAGCAGGTTGAAACCCCTTGGCTAATGCTCGCGGTGTGGCTGGTTGCCGGCCTGCTGTCGCTATGCGGCGCATTGGCGTTTGCCGAGCTGAGCGCCATGATGCCTGCTTCGGGCGGCGCCGTCGTCTATTTGAGCGAGGCGTATCATCCATTCTGGGGCTACCTGTATGGTTGGACCGTATTCGCGGTCATCCAGACCGCCTCGATTGCCGCCGTGGCCGTGGCATTGGCGACGTATGTCGGTTATTTCATCGCGCTGACCCCATGGATGATCAAACTCATTTCGATTCTGATCATCTTGTTTCTCTCGTGGCTCAACGGGCTGGGTGTGAAGCAAGGCGCACACATGCAGAATGTCTCCACGTTGTTGAAAGTCGGGTTGCTGCTGATCATCATCGTCGCCTGTTTGATCGGCCCGCGCGAAGGTGTAGCCGATTTTTCCACGTGGTGGCCAGCTACGCCTCAGACCACTCTGTTGAGTCAATTCGGACTGGCCATCATGGCAGCATTGTGGGCATACGACGGTTGGATCAGTATCACCTATGTGGGCGGAGAGGTCAGGCAGCCTGACCGATTCTTGCCGCGTTCGATCACGTTTTCAGTTCTCATTGTGATCGTGTTGTATGCGTTGGTCAATCTCGCTTATAGCATTTCGCTGCCGATGGCTTCGATGGCCCAATCAGAACGAGTCGCCGCGACAGCCGTCCAGCAGGCTGTGGGACCGTGGGGCGGCGCATTGGTCGCATTGGCAGTGATCGTCTCGTGCTGGGCGGCGGTCAACGGTATGATCCTGTCAGGTGGGCGGGTGTATTACGCGATGGCTGTCGAAGGCCTCTTCTTCAAGCGACTGGCCTCACTGCATCCAACTCGCCACACGCCGGTTGCTTCACTCTATGTGCAAGGTCTCTGGGCCAGCCTCATCGCGTTGACAGGAACCTATGATCAGCTCTTCACCTATGTCATCTTCGATTCCTGGTTCTTTTATGCGATGGGTGGCGCGGCGGTGTTGATACTGAGGCACAAGCAGCCTGATCGCGCGCGAGCGTATCGCACATGGGGATACCCTTATGTGCCGATTCTATTCGTCGGCCTATCGCTGGTGTTATTGATCAACACACTTGTGTCGGACCCGCGCGATGCATCTATCGGCATAGGGATTGCCTTGCTGGGTGTGCCGGGATATATTGCTTGGTCTAAGAAACCTGTTATGTCGGAGCCGCCGTTGCAGCGTCAATGACGATGTCACCGGTTAGGTGAAAAACTGACGGTCACTGGTTGAATCAGAGAACGCGCCGTTGCAGCGTCAATGACGACGTTACAGGTTATGTGAAGGAGGAATGCAAGACTGATGATTGAAAAAGGTGTGAAGATTGAGCCACCCAATGGCAAGCTGGGTGTGCTGTTGGTGGGGCTTGGGGCCGTGAGCACGACGTTCATTGCCGGCGTGGAAGCAATACGCCGTGGCTTGGCTCTGCCCATTGGCAGCCTAACGCAGCTCGGGACCATCCGGCTGGGCAAGCGGACCGAAGGGCGAGTGCCATTGATCAAAGACTTTGTCCCATTAGCTTCAATGGATGATCTGGTGTTTGGCGCGTGGGACATTTTTCAGGACAATGCCTATGAGGCTGCCCTCAAAGCCGGCGTTCTGGAAAGGAATTTGCTCGATCAAGTCAAGGAGCCGTTGCAACAAATCGAGCCGATGAAGGCCGTCTTCGATCAACGCTACGTCAAGAAATTGTCTGGCAGCAATGTCAAGACGGGCACAAGCAAATTCGACTTGGCGCAACAACTGATAGAGGACATCCAGCAGTTCAAGCAGCGCCACGGCTGTGCACGGCTGGTAATGATTTGGTGCGCATCAACTGAAATTTTTCTGACTGCCGATGCCACGCATCAGTCCGTTGAGTCATTCGAGCAAGCTCTGAAAGAGAATTCACCCTCGATTGCCCCTTCGATGATTTATGCCTACGCGGCGCTACGGCTCGGCATTCCGTTTGCCAACGGAGCGCCGAACTTAACAGTAGATATTCCGGCAATGTGGGCGCTGGCTGCTGAAACCAACGCCCCGATTGCCGGCAAAGATTTCAAAACTGGCCAGACGTGGATGAAGACAATTATCGCGCCTGGCATCAAAGCGCGGCTGCTCGGCTTGAACGGATGGTACTCAACCAACATCCTCGGCAACCGCGATGGCGAAGTGCTGGACGACCCGGAGAGTTTTAAGACAAAGGAAGAATCAAAATTGTCGGTCCTCGAATATATTCTCCAACCGCAACTCTACCCACAGTTGTACCATGACTTCACACACGTCGTGCGCATCAACTATTACCCCCCTCGGGGTGATAACAAAGAAGGATGGGATAACATTGACATCGTCGGCTGGCTTGGCTATCCGATGCAGATCAAAATCAATTTCCTTTGCCGTGATTCAATCTTGGCTGCGCCAATTGTGCTCGACCTTGTGTTGTTCCTCGACCTTGCCCAACGCTGCGGAATGAAGGGCATTCAGGAGTGGCTGAGTTTCTACTTCAAGAGTCCGATGACCGCGCCGGGATTGTATCCTGAACATGATTTGTTCATCCAACTGATGAAACTCAAAAATACGCTCCGACATCTGCGTGGTGAAGAGCTGATCACGCATCTTGGGTTAGAGTACTACGACTGATGGATCGTGGGTTGTGATTCGTGGATCGTGGATCGTGATTCGTGATTTGTGATTCGTGGATCGTGGCTCGATTCACGGGCCCCGGCTCACGGGTCACGGCTCATGGCTCACAGACGCCGGCTTACAGACCCCGGACCCCGGATCACGGATAATGGTGATGGTATGGAATGGATTTGGCAGTTCGTTGATTTCTTTATTCACCTGGATAGGTATTTGAGTGAGATCATTCGGGCGTATGGGACATGGACCTACCTGATTTTGTTTCTCATCATTTTTTGTGAAACCGGTTTGGTGGTGACGCCTTTGTTGCCGGGCGATTCGTTGTTGTTTGCTGTCGGCGCATTTGCTGCCATGGGCGCGTTGGATGTCTGGTGGGCGTTTGTGCTGTTGAGCATCGCGGCGATTGCTGGAGACACGGTCAATTATTGGATTGGTTACCACATGGGGCCGCGCGTCTTTCACGAGGAGCATCGTTTCTTTCGCAAAGAGTATTTGGATCGCACGCACCGATTTTATGAGCGTCACGGGGGCAAAACGATCATCATTGCTCGCTTCGTCCCGATCATTCGCACATTTGCTCCGTTTGTGGCGGGCATTGGGCGCATGACGTATAGTCGTTTTGTCGTCTACAACGTGGTGGGTGGTCTGCTCTGGATCGCCATCTTTGTCTTTGGTGGTTACTATTTCGGCAACATTCCGATTGTCAAGCGTAACTTCACGCTGGTCATTATCGCCATCATCATTATCTCTGTGATGCCGGCTGTCATCGAGTATTGGCGTCAGCGACGTCAGGCGTGGTCAACTGATGCAGTCGAATCCATCGAGGGTTGACACGTTGGCGTGGACTTGAGTATAAGCTGCCGCCTAGTCATGGGCCGACGATGTCGTTGAGGATGGAGAGCAGGCGTTGATGAGCGACGTGCTGAGGCGGTTTGAGCTGCCCGAACGAATCGGACGGCTGGCTGAATTGGCATATAACTATTGGTGGAGTTGGCATCCGTCGGCCCGCGAGCTCTTTCGTTTGATTGACCATCCGCTCTGGCGACAGGTGGCGCACAATCCCGTGCAGTTCCTGCGCCTGGTTGATCCGGCGAAATTGGCGGCAGCCGCGCACAGTACGACGTTCTGCCGGTTGTATGACGCCGTCATCAAGACGTTTGACGACGAGCTGAAGACGCGCGATACATGGTGCGCGCGAACGCTGCCGGAGTTAAGCGAGCGTCCTGTAGCCTATCTTTCGTTTGAATTCGGCCTGCACAATTCCTTGCCTGTTTATGCCGGTGGGTTGGGCATTCTGGCTGGCGATCATTGCAAAGAAGCCAGTGACCTGGGCATTCCGCTCGTCGGCGTCGGCTTCATGTATCCGCAAGGCTACTTTCGCCAACGCATTTCAGCCGATGGATGGCAGGAATCGCTCTACACACATTTAGATTTTGCCGATGCGCCGGTTCGCTATGCGCGGATGCCCAGCGGCGAGCATTGCGTTGTCAAAGTGCCGTTGCGGGAGCGCGACGTGCGCATTGCGGTGTGGCGCGTGGACGTCGGACGTGTGCAGTTGTACCTGATGGACGCCAATGTGGAAGGGAATGATCCGTGGGATCGTGAACTGACAGCTCGGTTATATGGCGGCGATCATGAGCATCGCATTGAACAAGAGATGATTTTGGGAATCGGCGGCGTCCGTGTGTTGCGGGCGCTCGGCATCCATCCGGCTGTGTGGCATGCCAATGAAGGCCATGCCGCGTTTATGATGTTGGAGCGGATTCGTGAACAGGTGGAGCGGGGCTTGACGTTTGAACAAGCCGCCAAAGAGGTTCGCCAGACCACGATCTTCACAACACATACGCCTGTGCCCGCAGGCAATGATTCATTTCCGCTCCACCTGATCAGCAAGCACTTTCGTCATTATTGGGGATCGTTAGGGTTGACGGAAGAGAAATTTTTGGCGCTGGCCGCCCATCGGGAGACGTGGGGCACAGGATTTAACATGACGGTCTTAGCCCTGCGACTGGCCGGTCGAGCCAACGGCGTCAGCCGGCTGCACGGTGAGGTGTCGCGTCAGATGTGGCACACATTGTGGCCCGACCGTCCCATCCAACAAGTGCCGATTGACTCGGTCACCAATGGCGTCCACGTGCCGACGTGGATTGCGCCAGAGATGAATCTATTGTTCAACAAGTTTCTTGGGCCTGATTGGATCAAGCGACATGACGATCCCGACATGTGGGAGCTCGTCATGGAAATTCCTGATGAACAGCTCTGGGCTGTTCATCAACAATTGAAGCGAAAACTATTGAGTTTTATCCGTGATCGCGTGCGGCACAAGTGGCGACAAGGATTACTCAATGCGGAGCAGGTGATCGCGGCTGGAGCGTTATTGGACACCAACGTGTTGACGATTGGATTTGCCCGCCGGTTTGCCACCTACAAACGGGCTCACCTGATCTTTTGGGACCTCGCACGATTGCAAGAGTTGTTATTGTCTGCGGCGCGACCGGTTCAGATTGTATTTGCTGGCAAGGCGCATCCGGCTGATCATGGGGGTCAGCGCCTGATTCACTTAGTTTATTCGGCTGCCAAAGACTATCGGTTTGCCGGTCGTGTGGCGTTTGTCGAAGATTATGACATGCACCTGGCTCGTTATCTTGTCCACGGCGTTGATGTGTGGTTGAATAACCCGCGTCGGCCACAGGAAGCCAGCGGCACCAGCGGACAAAAGGCCGCACTCAACGGTGTTCCTCACTTAAGTATTTTGGATGGCTGGTGGGCCGAAGGCTATACAGGCAACAATGGGTGGGCGATTGGCGATCATCACGAGCTGCCGAACGAGGCGCTTCAGGACGAAAGAGATGTTGAATCACTCTATCGCCTGCTGGAGCAGGAGGTCGTTCCACTCTACTATGAACGCGACCGGGATTCTCTACCGCGCGGCTGGATACAGGTGATGAAACAGGCGATCCGCACGTGCGCGCCGAGATTCTCCGCTCGTCGCATGGTGAAGGAATATGCCGAACGATTTTATGCGCCAGCGGCCCGCGCAGCAGCATCGTTGAAAGCTACGTGACGTTCGTTACCTGTCCCCAGTGGGGATTCATTTCTGCCTTCAGCATGCACTGGCACACGAGCAACAGCACGCCACGAGCAATGAAAAAGTTATTTCTCGCGGATTGTGAGCGGCTTTTTTGAGGGGGGACGATGAAAAAGGAACACACGCTGACCGGCGTTCCAAGCGCGTCGCAGGCTGCGCCGGCTTCTCGTTGGGGCCGCTGGTTATTTCGACTGGATGAGCAGGCTGAAGAACGGCGTCACGAACAAACGCATCCCTGGTACAAAGTGTTGTGGCTCACCGGCGTGGATTATTTTTCCACGCTTGGTTACCAGCCTGGCATTGCGCTGTTAGCGGCGGGCGCTTTGTCTCCGCTGGCCACGGCGATTCTGCTTCTGGTGACGCTGTTTGGCGCCTATCCGACTTATGCGCAAGTAGCCCGCCGGTCTTATGCCGGGCAAGGCTCGATTGCCATGTTGGAAAATCTGTTGCCGGGCTGGCGCGGCAAATTGTTTGTGTTGGTGTTGTTGGGATTCGCGGCCACTGATTTCGTCATCACCATGACCTTATCGGCTGCTGATGCTGCGCTGCATGCCATCGAAAATCCTTACTTGCAACCCTACTTAGGCCACGCGCAACTGAGCACCACCATCGTGCTTCTGGCCTTACTGGCGCTCGTCTTTTTGAAAGGATTTCGCGAAGCGATCGGACTGGCCACAGCGGTCGCCGTGCCGTACATCCTATTGAATCTGATCGTGGTGATTCGCTGCCTGATTGAAGTGTTTCACCATCCCGAAGTGTTTCCCCAATGGCAAGCCAGCCTGGCGCTCAAGGGTGATTGGACGATGTTGCTGGTTAGCTCAGTCATTATCTTTCCGCGATTGGCTTTGGGACTGAGTGGATTTGAGACCGGCGTCACCGTGATGCCGCTCATCTCTGGAGGCGTTCAAGACATTGGCGAATGTTATCCCCGGGGTCGTATCCGCGCTACCCAACGCTTGTTGCTGGCCGCTGCGCTGATCATGAGTTTCATGTTGTTGACGTCCAGTTTCGTCACCGCTTTGCTGATTCCGCCGGAAGATTACGCCGAAGGCGGGCCGGCATCGGGCCGCGCCATTGCTTACCTAGCGCATCGCTATCTGGGGGCGACGTTCGGCTCGATCTACGATTTTTCCACGATCTTGATTCTCTGGTTTGCCGGCGCGTCGGCGATGGCTGCGCTGTTGAATTTGATCCCGCGCTATCTGCCGCGGTTTGGCATGGCGCCGCAATGGGTCGCTTATGCGCGGCCACTGGTGATCTTGCTCTTTGTCGTGGATGTCATCGTCACGCTCGTGTTCAACGCCGATGTTGAAGCGCAGGGCGGCGCGTATGCGACCGGCGTGTTGGTTTTGATCTTGTCGGCGGCTGTGGCTGTGTCGCTGGCCTTCGCAAGCGAGCGGCGAGACGAACCGGATCGCAAGCAAGCTCGCCGACTGTTCTGGTGGGAGGCCTATTTCTGGATCGTTTCAGCCGTGTTCGCCTTTGCGCTTGTGGATAACGTGATTGCCCGCCCCGATGGTGTGATTATCGGCAGTTGCTTCATCGTGGCCATTGTGTTTTTAAGCGGCTTGAGCCGGTATCGCCGCTCGACCGAGCTGCGCGTGTTTGACATCAAGTTGATGGATGAAGAATCGTTGCGATTGTGGCCGTTGTTGAAAGGCAAGACGGTCAACCTGGTCCCATTGCGCACGTCCAATGAGGCGGCGCGGGTGCGCAAAGAGCGCGAGATTCGCAAGTATTATTCGATTGAAGGCCCGCTGGCATTCATCCATGTCAATTTGGTTGATGATCGCAGCGAATTCCTCGCTCGATTGCGCGTTCGCGTGCGTTCCGAACGCGACAATTATGTGATCGAGGTCTACGGCGCTGTGGCGATTGCCAACACGATTGCTTATCTGAGCGAATTGATTGACCCAAAGACGTTGTTCCTCGGCTTAGCTCGCCAGAATCTGACGGTGCAAGCCTTGAAGTACTTGTTCCTTGGCGAAGGCGAAGTTGGGCTGATGGTTTATACGATTTTGCTTCGTTACTGGGAATCAACCCCGGAGGAAGACGTTCGTCCGTTGATCTTTTTGATGAGCGAGTGAGAGCAGCGCAGAAAGGCCGCGACCTTGGTTGCATTCATGCCGGTTGGCTCACGCCGGCACGAGTCTCACCAGACGCTGGCGAAGTTCCGGGTGACGTTGGTTGCGTTCATGTCGGTTGGCTCACATGGTCTGGCGGTTGCGTCAGGGCGGTGACGGTGGCGATATTTTCCGGGTTGCCCAAGACGATCAACTGATCGTTGGCCTCCAGCCGCGCCTCAGCATCAGGATTTGCGAGGATGACCCCCTGACGACGAATCGCGACGACGGTCACGCCGTATTTCTTTCTCAGGGCTAGTTGGCCCAGCGTCTGGCCGACCATCGCCGAGCGTTCATCCAGCCGCAGCGTGCTGATTTGCACATCGGTCAGGTACGGCCTCACATCGTTGATCGAAGCTGTCTCCAGCATTGGACGGCGCAGCATCTGGTAGCCATCGGCGCGCACCTCAGCGATAAATCGCTCAATGTCATCTTTGGGGACCAAGTATTTTGCTAACACGCGGGTGAAAATTTCTATCGAGGTTTCAAATTCTTCCGGGATGACTTCGCTGGCTCCCAGTTCCAGCAGCGGTTTCATCTCTTGAAGGAAGCGAGTTCGCGCAATGATGTAGAGGTTCGGATTGAGGCTCCGCGCCAGTTCAATGATCCGGCGCGTCGCCGCAGGATCAGAAATGGCCACGACCAAGACCCGCGCTGTCCTAATGCCGGCATGTTCTAGGACAGCCTGCTGCACAGCATCGCCATAGAAGATCGGTTGTCCTTTAGCCTGTTCTTTGCGAACGGTCTCGGGATTGATCTCAATGATGAGGTACGGAATACCGGAGGCATCGGCTGCACGCGCCACGTTTCTGCCGTTGAGCCCGAATCCAACGATAATCAAGTGATCGTAGTTGACTTTTGTCATCGCGTCGGCGCCTTGCGGGAGCGCAGGGAATAGCCCCGATCTGAGCCGTTCCGGCCACGGCCATCGTAACACTGCTGTGACCAAGCGAGGCGCCATGGCCATGACCAGCGGCGAGACAGCCATCGTCAGCACCGAAACGGCGAGGAAGAGTTGATAGGAAGTTGCTTCCAAGAGACGATAACCGATGCCAATTTTGGCCAGCACAAACGAGAACTCGCCAATCTGCGCCAACATCAAACCTGTCAATAGCGCCGTGCGCAGCGGGAATCCCAGCAAGGCTGTTGCCAAGCTGGCCAGGCTCGCTTTCAAAACAAAGACGCTGACAGCCGTCGCCAAAATCAGACCGGGGTGCTGCACGACAAATTGGATATCAAGCAGCATGCCGACCGAGACAAAGAAGAAACTAACGAACACGTCACGGAACGGCAGCACACTGCTGAGCGCCTGGTTGCCATAAGCAGATTCGGAGATGATCAGCCCGGCAAAAAACGCGCCGAGCGCCAGCGAGAGGCCAATCTTTGATGTCAGCCAGGCGACCGCTAAACAGATCAGAATGATGCCTAGCAGAAAAACCTCACGACTGCGCGTTTGCGCAATCTGATAGAGCAACCAGGGCATCAGCCATTTAGCGGCCAACACGACCATGCCAATGACGCCGACTCCTTTGACGAGCAGGAGTAGCAAAGGTTGGCCAATCTCTTGCACGTCGCCGGCCAGCAGCGGCGTGAACAGGATCATCGGCACGGTGATGACGTCCTGAAAAATCAGCATGGCCAGACCGGTCCGCCCCTGTGGCGTGTCCATCTCAGCGCGTTCCTGCAAAAGTTTCAAGGTGATCACCGTGCTACTGAGCGCCACCAGAAAACCGATGAAGATGGACTGCCCCACCGGTTGACCGAACTGGCGAGCAATCAAAGCGGTCGCCACAACGGTCAGGATCACCTGTATGCTGCCGCCGAGCAGCGCCGCCCGCTTAATCTGCATCAGGTACTTGATCGAAAATTCGATGCCGACACTGAACAACAGAAAGACCATGCCCACTTCTGCCAGCACCTCGACATCGTGAACAGCTTGAATCAAGCCGAGGCCGTGTGGGCCGGCCAACAATCCCGTCAAGAGAAAACCGACAATCGGCGACAGGTGCAGCCGGTGACACACAAACAGCACGACAATGGATATGGCAAAGATGATGAGAATGTCATTCAACAGTGGTATCGTCATCAACTTGCTCGTTCCTTGACATTGAAATCTCGATCCACTTCGAGCCGCAGCGCCGGCATCAGCGATCTTGAAGTCTCAACTCAATTCGAGCCGCGACACGGGCCTCGGCCGAGCCAGACAACTGCGACCCTCGCGCTCTCATGCGCTTTGGCGATGAATCACCTTCACCACTGCGCTCGATGCGATGTGGCCAAGCGGCCTTCGTGCTCTCACGCGCTTTGGCGATGAACCGCTCGCAGAATCAGCGCGCTGAGCAAGCTGACTCAGTTGGTTGTCGCGGCATTGCGTTGTTCCGCATGTTTGTTCATCTGTCGGACGGCTGCTACTGCGAAGACATGCCCATAGCCGGGCTTCATCATGCAATCACTGAATCTCGACTGTCTGCCCCCGATAAGGGCCCTCATGATAGGGTATCGCTTCGCCCCGAAACGACAGGCGTAGCAACGGGGGCGCAAGCAGTGTCGTCACGACCGCCATGAACAGAACGACGCCGTACATCGCTGGCGAGATTGTTCCCAGACCCAGTCCGATCTGAGCCACGACGATACCAACTTCACCACGCGGAACCATGCCAAGACCGACCTGCGTCGCCCGGCGCCATCCCAGCGTGATCGCTCCAGCGCCGCAGCCAACCAGTTTGCCTATGACGGCCAGCAGTGTGACCAGCACCGCCATGATGAGAACGCCGGCATTGAGAAATGCGTCCAGGCGCAACTGCATGCCGATGTTGACCAGGAAAAACGGAACGAGAAATTCCATCAGCGCCTCAGATTGATGAACCAGCTTAGTCTGGTGGGCACGTTCGGCCAGCATGACGCCTGCCAGGAAAGCGCCAATAATGGCGGCCACGCCGATATAAGCGGCAGCGTCGGCAATTCCTAAGCACAGGATCAATGCGAAGGCATAATAAGATTGTCTCACGCGCAACTGCTCAACGCGCGGCGCCAGCCGGTTGACCAGACGCGAGCCGACGACCATAAGAAATATGGTGAATCCGATGGCCAGCCCGGCTGTTGTAGCCAGCTCTGCGTAGTTGATGGTGCCTTTGGCCAGGCCGCTGACAATGGCCAGAATCAATAAGCCGAGCACGTCGTCAATAACCGCAGCGCCGAGTATCACGCGACTCGTTTGAGCGTTAATCAACCCCATGTCACCAAGGACACGAGCTGTAATGCCCACGCTCGTAGCCACCATCGCAGCGCCGATAAAAATGGATTCAGTGCGCGTGTGACTCCCCATGAGCCTGCTACCCGTGAGCTCGACCAGCCCATAGCCGAGCAGAAATGGCACGATGACGCCGAGCACAGCCACAACTGTCGCCGTCTTGCCGACGCGGAACAGATCGCTCGGTCGTGTCTCCAATCCGA
Protein-coding regions in this window:
- the glgP gene encoding alpha-glucan family phosphorylase, whose translation is MSDVLRRFELPERIGRLAELAYNYWWSWHPSARELFRLIDHPLWRQVAHNPVQFLRLVDPAKLAAAAHSTTFCRLYDAVIKTFDDELKTRDTWCARTLPELSERPVAYLSFEFGLHNSLPVYAGGLGILAGDHCKEASDLGIPLVGVGFMYPQGYFRQRISADGWQESLYTHLDFADAPVRYARMPSGEHCVVKVPLRERDVRIAVWRVDVGRVQLYLMDANVEGNDPWDRELTARLYGGDHEHRIEQEMILGIGGVRVLRALGIHPAVWHANEGHAAFMMLERIREQVERGLTFEQAAKEVRQTTIFTTHTPVPAGNDSFPLHLISKHFRHYWGSLGLTEEKFLALAAHRETWGTGFNMTVLALRLAGRANGVSRLHGEVSRQMWHTLWPDRPIQQVPIDSVTNGVHVPTWIAPEMNLLFNKFLGPDWIKRHDDPDMWELVMEIPDEQLWAVHQQLKRKLLSFIRDRVRHKWRQGLLNAEQVIAAGALLDTNVLTIGFARRFATYKRAHLIFWDLARLQELLLSAARPVQIVFAGKAHPADHGGQRLIHLVYSAAKDYRFAGRVAFVEDYDMHLARYLVHGVDVWLNNPRRPQEASGTSGQKAALNGVPHLSILDGWWAEGYTGNNGWAIGDHHELPNEALQDERDVESLYRLLEQEVVPLYYERDRDSLPRGWIQVMKQAIRTCAPRFSARRMVKEYAERFYAPAARAAASLKAT
- a CDS encoding amino acid permease, which codes for MMPSQTPERSQLLRQLSLLDSIMINAGVMIGSAIFLVPATIAQQVETPWLMLAVWLVAGLLSLCGALAFAELSAMMPASGGAVVYLSEAYHPFWGYLYGWTVFAVIQTASIAAVAVALATYVGYFIALTPWMIKLISILIILFLSWLNGLGVKQGAHMQNVSTLLKVGLLLIIIVACLIGPREGVADFSTWWPATPQTTLLSQFGLAIMAALWAYDGWISITYVGGEVRQPDRFLPRSITFSVLIVIVLYALVNLAYSISLPMASMAQSERVAATAVQQAVGPWGGALVALAVIVSCWAAVNGMILSGGRVYYAMAVEGLFFKRLASLHPTRHTPVASLYVQGLWASLIALTGTYDQLFTYVIFDSWFFYAMGGAAVLILRHKQPDRARAYRTWGYPYVPILFVGLSLVLLINTLVSDPRDASIGIGIALLGVPGYIAWSKKPVMSEPPLQRQ
- a CDS encoding DedA family protein yields the protein MEWIWQFVDFFIHLDRYLSEIIRAYGTWTYLILFLIIFCETGLVVTPLLPGDSLLFAVGAFAAMGALDVWWAFVLLSIAAIAGDTVNYWIGYHMGPRVFHEEHRFFRKEYLDRTHRFYERHGGKTIIIARFVPIIRTFAPFVAGIGRMTYSRFVVYNVVGGLLWIAIFVFGGYYFGNIPIVKRNFTLVIIAIIIISVMPAVIEYWRQRRQAWSTDAVESIEG
- a CDS encoding cation:proton antiporter, encoding MNNLVSMQSQLGLWWSAPNHSTEVLFGLFIMFTSAKLMAEIFERLRQPAVVGEILAGILIGPSVFKLVSPTEITTFLAELGVIFLLFTVGLETRPSDLFRVGKTATVVAVLGVIVPFLLGYGLVELTGSRLMGSHTRTESIFIGAAMVATSVGITARVLGDMGLINAQTSRVILGAAVIDDVLGLLILAIVSGLAKGTINYAELATTAGLAIGFTIFLMVVGSRLVNRLAPRVEQLRVRQSYYAFALILCLGIADAAAYIGVAAIIGAFLAGVMLAERAHQTKLVHQSEALMEFLVPFFLVNIGMQLRLDAFLNAGVLIMAVLVTLLAVIGKLVGCGAGAITLGWRRATQVGLGMVPRGEVGIVVAQIGLGLGTISPAMYGVVLFMAVVTTLLAPPLLRLSFRGEAIPYHEGPYRGQTVEIQ
- a CDS encoding Rieske 2Fe-2S domain-containing protein, which produces MQPDDFVFDEQLATALTLPSHWYVDPTMLEREMSHIFARTWQLVGHHERVNAPGDYFTTTVANEPIIVVRGADGQLRALSNVCRHRAGPVARAEGHCKAFQCGYHGWTYSLDGRLLGTPEFDGVQHFNKEAFGLPAFRIETWNGLVFVNLDPEALPLAHTLEDLPAQLGHTDLAQMTLAARRDWYIECNWKVYVDNYLEGYHIPIVHPSLMQQLDYAQYRTETKSYYSIQHAPIKPTNKPRLRRGDSDAESQARYFWVFPNLMLNVYPDNYSTNLIVPLGPERTLTVFEWYFLNPERPDVQQRIQETVAFSDEIQVEDIAICEAVQRGLRSRTYRSGRYSVKRENGVHHFHGLLVQYLQAASRPSLTDQSQQNG
- a CDS encoding inositol-3-phosphate synthase, translated to MIEKGVKIEPPNGKLGVLLVGLGAVSTTFIAGVEAIRRGLALPIGSLTQLGTIRLGKRTEGRVPLIKDFVPLASMDDLVFGAWDIFQDNAYEAALKAGVLERNLLDQVKEPLQQIEPMKAVFDQRYVKKLSGSNVKTGTSKFDLAQQLIEDIQQFKQRHGCARLVMIWCASTEIFLTADATHQSVESFEQALKENSPSIAPSMIYAYAALRLGIPFANGAPNLTVDIPAMWALAAETNAPIAGKDFKTGQTWMKTIIAPGIKARLLGLNGWYSTNILGNRDGEVLDDPESFKTKEESKLSVLEYILQPQLYPQLYHDFTHVVRINYYPPRGDNKEGWDNIDIVGWLGYPMQIKINFLCRDSILAAPIVLDLVLFLDLAQRCGMKGIQEWLSFYFKSPMTAPGLYPEHDLFIQLMKLKNTLRHLRGEELITHLGLEYYD
- a CDS encoding cation:proton antiporter, which codes for MTIPLLNDILIIFAISIVVLFVCHRLHLSPIVGFLLTGLLAGPHGLGLIQAVHDVEVLAEVGMVFLLFSVGIEFSIKYLMQIKRAALLGGSIQVILTVVATALIARQFGQPVGQSIFIGFLVALSSTVITLKLLQERAEMDTPQGRTGLAMLIFQDVITVPMILFTPLLAGDVQEIGQPLLLLLVKGVGVIGMVVLAAKWLMPWLLYQIAQTRSREVFLLGIILICLAVAWLTSKIGLSLALGAFFAGLIISESAYGNQALSSVLPFRDVFVSFFFVSVGMLLDIQFVVQHPGLILATAVSVFVLKASLASLATALLGFPLRTALLTGLMLAQIGEFSFVLAKIGIGYRLLEATSYQLFLAVSVLTMAVSPLVMAMAPRLVTAVLRWPWPERLRSGLFPALPQGADAMTKVNYDHLIIVGFGLNGRNVARAADASGIPYLIIEINPETVRKEQAKGQPIFYGDAVQQAVLEHAGIRTARVLVVAISDPAATRRIIELARSLNPNLYIIARTRFLQEMKPLLELGASEVIPEEFETSIEIFTRVLAKYLVPKDDIERFIAEVRADGYQMLRRPMLETASINDVRPYLTDVQISTLRLDERSAMVGQTLGQLALRKKYGVTVVAIRRQGVILANPDAEARLEANDQLIVLGNPENIATVTALTQPPDHVSQPT